From Toxotes jaculatrix isolate fToxJac2 chromosome 7, fToxJac2.pri, whole genome shotgun sequence:
CCGATCCTGCACTGGCTTGGTGAAGATTTGAAGTAAATAGCCATTGTCGTCATAGTCCACCAAGATCTTCAGTTCCTGTACGTGAGTAAAGTCACAATTTAATATTTGTTGGAAGGAATTTCTGcacaagaataaaaataataaaaaaaatacaataaagttttgacaaaacataaaaacctgAGGTTTGCACATCATCACTTCTACAAGTTTGTTAAAATATGGCCACAGCTCTGACCTGCAGGACATTCAGGTCCTCTGTGATTTTGACCTTTGAGTGTTTCAACTTCTCTCTCAGCTGGTCATAGTAGGTGTCCGGCACAGACATAAACTCCATCCCACGCTCCTTTAGGTTACGAATCTGCAAAGAAGGGATTCATCAGGGCCTCACTGTTGCTGCTTTTGGGATATACAAAGCAAAGCACTGTGTTTCATGGACTCACTGCAGTGATGATATCTGATGTGTTCATGGCTATATGCTGTACTCCTGGCCCTCCATAATACTCCACATACTCCTGTAAGTGAAAGCACAGGGAAAGGATAACTGCTATTTAACCATTATCGCACAAGTAAATTGTGTGTAGTCCACATATttgtcaaaatgtaaacaacGTGCCTGGATCTGAGACTTTCTCTTCCCCATGGCAGGCTCATTGATGGGCATCTTCACTGTCTCCTCGTAGTTTGCCACTACAATGGAGCGCAGGGCACTGAACTCTGTCTGAAGCTGCTTGTCGTCCACTGACCAGAAGCGGTGAAAGAGAAGGTTCCTCTGATACCTGTAAGACCATGAACCAGAGATCAACggacatcagacatcagaccaACAACGTATGGTGGGTTAAacatttgtgttgtttacatTCATGTACTTTATgctaaataattttaaatgcttagtgtttctgcttttctctggtgTTTGGAATTGGTTCCACTACAAAACTGCAGCCTGATAAACATGAATGAGTGACGTTTAGAGTTAGAAGCTGGCTCATAACCTTCAGCCTGTGTTACACCCCCTTTCCTGGATTAACCAATGAGAATGCTCAATTAGAGAACGGCCTTTTCCCGCTTTTTCATGCCTTCATGATGGGGCAAAAACAAGATCCAGATGTGGAGAACCACTGGAGGCCCACTTAAAAAATGTGCAAAGTCATGCTGATTCCTTACtcatgctaaaaaaaagttatgtaaGAACCAGACATCCTTTGACTCCCGCCCCGACTCTTCTAGACCACATCACAATACAGAGGCATGAACAGCAGGTTTGTTGCCATCGTATGTGTTACATTGCATGTTTCTAGACTCCCTTTAAGTCCATTACCATTCTACTACTGGAACCATTTCATCGTCTGGTTGGTTTCCCACAATGTGATCAATGAAGTTCAGTTTTCCACTTGGGCTGAATGGAAGGATGAAAgcaaagccacagaaacatTATCAATTGTTAGCTGTCATTCAGATGAAAACATACATGTTATGATCTTATGAGCATAGCAGCAACAGAACGACTTATTTTTACTCACAGTTTGGCCAATGAAGGGTCTTTGAACAGAGGAGGGTGGAATCCAGGCAGAAACAACCCACTGTATCCTGTCCTCTCCACAaacgtgtgtgtggtgtcaccatactgcagcaaacaaaagcaTTTCAGCTAAATTCATAATGTGCTACACTGAAATAGCAGCTAAAATATTCAAGGTAAATTCACACTAACCGTTTGAAGCACAGCCAGCCTGACTTTACCATACTTGTCCTCCAGAGTGTGAGGCTCCTTTAAAATAACTGCACCTCGCTCTCTGGCTTTCTGGAAGTAAGGAAAAAAAGTGCATTGAAAGCAAAAGCATTCATCTAAGAGCACTCAGTAACAGCAATTAAATGGAGCCTCAAAAGTGAATGTTGTGTGACTGACTAGCTGAGCGAAGTATTACCTGCACGAGGAAGTCACAGTCCTCCACTGTAAACGCAATATCCTTCACTCCGTCCCCATGCTTGACCAAATGATCTCCCATCTCTGAGAAAAAGCCAAACATGGTCACTTTCATTTTTGGGAGGGTTAACTTTGCAAGTTATAGAAACTAATTATTAGTTCATAATAATTTCATTTGACCAaaacatttctgtatttgtcaGGAAATGTTTTGCATAATTCTTCTGGTATACAGGCAAGACATAAAAATGCAAGTTTTAATTATAACCACTAATCAGCTGATAAGAATGAATGGTAATTTGTGGAATAAAAGAAAggataaacaaaacagtgagGGATAGATTCATTACAGGTGAGCACAAGGGATAAAATCCAGTGGCCATTTTTCTCAATATAGGTCCATGAACAGTGTAATTGCAATTGTAGAGTAACAActcctctttttgttgttgtaaactAATGAATTTTGTAATGCTGTAAATTATGACATCTTGTTTTGCTTtcataaatgctaaataaagTTCTCATAAAGTGAATACATGCGGAAATTATTACATTTCTTATTCTTTTTAAGGTATTGGCTTAAAATATTTgggaaaatacaaataaatacttCAGCTGTGACCATATTGTGAATCCAGCTCCCCATCGGTGCTGTACCTTTGTTTCCAGGATTGAGGGCAGATGAGAACACATAAATGATCTGTCAaatacaaagtgaaaacattaacACATTAGGAGCTACAATCTGGACTTTGCATATCACTATATTGACAGTAAAATCAGTGACATTGAAACAACAGTTCTTCGCAGAACAGTGTTTCTCAGTTTTGTTGCAGTGAAGGAGATCTTCTCGTGCTCCTGGTGTGTCCTGTGTCTGATCTTCCTACTGGGATGTGATGTATTTCCAGATTTAAAGCACTGACGGTTCTTTACCTTTCCTTGTTTGACTACATGGGACACCACTTCACGGCTGCCTGTCTCCAAACCCTGGTAAGCCAAAGGCTCAAATCCCAGCTTGTTGCAGTAATATGATGCAGCCTGTTGAAGATAACAGAAAATCatatgtttcattttcatgtcaaGGTAAAATTAAGCATGATTGCAACAGGTTGGCTTTAAACTGACTGAGAGCACCATCTCCTGGCGACTCGAGAGCTTTGTCTCAGTTTGTGATGTTACTTTTCAAAGTGAGAAAATGAGTAATGAGGGCTGGGGTTTTACATGCTGTGTCACCTCCACCC
This genomic window contains:
- the hpdb gene encoding 4-hydroxyphenylpyruvate dioxygenase; the protein is MTTYTDKGEKHDQGRFLCFDHLTFWVGNAKQAASYYCNKLGFEPLAYQGLETGSREVVSHVVKQGKIIYVFSSALNPGNKEMGDHLVKHGDGVKDIAFTVEDCDFLVQKARERGAVILKEPHTLEDKYGKVRLAVLQTYGDTTHTFVERTGYSGLFLPGFHPPLFKDPSLAKLPSGKLNFIDHIVGNQPDDEMVPVVEWYQRNLLFHRFWSVDDKQLQTEFSALRSIVVANYEETVKMPINEPAMGKRKSQIQEYVEYYGGPGVQHIAMNTSDIITAIRNLKERGMEFMSVPDTYYDQLREKLKHSKVKITEDLNVLQELKILVDYDDNGYLLQIFTKPVQDRPTVFLEVIQRHNHQGFGAGNFKSLFEAIEADQHARGNLTILTPNGVSNKM